CATCTTTTGATTTTAAATACTCATAAACACCCTTGACTGTAACTCCTTTGATAGCAAGCTTTGATTTTATCTCATCATAGTATTTGTCCAATTTACTTGGTTTATTTCTATTCTTAGGTTTTCCTTCATAACCCTCATAATACTTTTTTACTGTTCTTCTGTCTATCCCATATATTCTTGCAAGTTCTGAAAAGTTAGGTTTCATTTTCATCGCCCTTATCATGTTTAAATGTGCTGTTAAGTTCTGCATTTGATATCCCTCCTCACTATGAGAAAGGATATCATATCAATGTACAATTTTGTACATCCTTATATTCCACTTTCAGTACATTTTTATTTTATCATTAACATGATGATAAAAGAAGCGGGATACGATTATGTAGTAGCAAGCAGATTAAAGAATGCAAGTAAAGAAGTTTTAGATGAAGTATTTGAGCAAGAAGGATATAAAAGGCTTGATGGAAAAAGTTGTTTGAATGCTGAAGAAATTTATGGGGATGAATTCAAATATAAGGTATTGGAAAGAACAAATGTTATTAAGGATGAAGAGGGTAAAGAGTTTAAAATAGAAGAGAATTTGATAATAACGTATTCAAGCAAGAGAGCTAAGAAAGACAAAGAAGACAGAGAGAGATTGGTATCAAAAGCCAAAGAGCTTTTAGAGAACAAAGGAAGTATAACAGCCTTAGAGAAAAAAGGTGCGAGGAAATATTTGAAGAAGAAATCAAAGTCAGAAGAATATGTATTGGATGAGGAAGCGATAAAACGAGATGAGAAGTTTGACGGTTATTATGCAATACAAACGAGCAAAAAGGATATGGATGTAGAAGAAGTATTAGGGGCATATCACGATTTATGGAAGATAGAACAGTCATTCAGAGTAATGAAAAGCTGTTTAGAAGTACGACCGATATATCACTTTACAGAAAGCAGAATAAAAGGACATTTTGTGATATGTTTTTTGGCATTTTTATTACAGAGGGCATTGGAATATATTTTGAGGAAAAAAGGTAAAGGAATAAGTAGTGAAAGGATAATGGAAGCAATAGATTCAATGAACTTTTTTGAAATAGAGATAAAAGGGAAGAAATATTTGATAAAGCAAAGGACAGAAGAAGGAGCTGGAGATATACTGAATGTGATGAAGATAAAGGGGCCGAAAAATTTCATCACATATGAGGAAGGCTTAGAATTTATTGGTATTAGCAAATGATGTAGTGACAAAATTGAGGTCCATATTTTGTCAATCCCAGTCCTCCCAAGCTTTTTGAGTTTCAAACTGACAAAGTCAAGAAAAAAAAAAAAAAAAAGAAAAAAACGAGTTTGACATGATAGAAATTGACAAAGTAAAATTAAGGTGAAAATGCCAAGGGGAATATTAATAAATATAGAGATTAGCATATATCTTTTCACAAATAAGATAGCTTATATGTAAACAGGATGTTGTACCATGAAATACAAAAGAAAATATTGTATTTATATTTATTATCATTATTTATTTCTTTGTTATCAAAAAATTCCAATTTACAATGGCATCAACCTCTCATGGGCGCCCATGAAGGGATGCAAAATAAAATAGGTAGGAGGAATGGGAATATGAAAAACCACAAAAAGATTTTATCATTTTTAATTACACTTACTTTAATGATAGTAAGCATTTTCTATTTTTCAACTCATAAAACTGCTGCAATTTCAGTTTCTGCTGTTCAAAAAACTGATTTTCCAAACTTCAAAACGATAGTAAATATTCCTGTTTCGGTAGATGGCATTGAATATACTGGCATTATAGGATATGGTTCACATGAAGGTCCTAATGCTTTTGATGTAAAAGGTGATAAAGTTTATGTTCTGGATAATGTTCATCACAGAGTACTCGTATACAGCAAAGAAAATGGTAATTTGATTAGAAGAATTAATATACCAAATGAACAATGGATTCACGGTATGGCAGTAGATAAAGAAGGAAAAATATATTTGTTTAATGCTGGTACAAATACTTTAATTACAATAAATAATGGAGTAGTTGATATCTCAACAAATAAAGAGCTGAGATTAGAGCCGTTTTACAAGTTTGATGTAAATGATAACGGTCCATTTGTTGTGCTTTCTGGTGATAAAATGAAAACGTGTTTTTTAGCTAAGGATATCAACAAAAACAAATTATATGTAGCAGAAGAAAGAGAAGGAGTATTTTCTTCTGATGGAAGTGTAAGCAAAGTAAACGCTTCTGCTTGTAAAGCAAGCATAGATACAGGTGATGCTTTTGAATTTCCAAGATGGTTTGTTAATGAAAATTGTGCTTATGAATATATTGGTAGAAGAGGTTTTATTCAGTTTTGGAAGATAACTAACGATTACGGTGAATGGATAGTCAAGTTAAATTCAAAAACACAGAATATTGAAGGACTTGTTAAGATTCCAGATGGTAAATATTATTTCCCGATACGTGATGCAGTACTTGAAGGGAATGACGTCTTTGTATTGGTGCCCTGTGAAAAGAATGTTTATGTATTAGAAGTTGATTCATGGATGACAAATGATCAGTATATCAAATATAAAGAATCATTGGGAAGTGAAAAAACTTAATTGAGAACAAAAACAGTGATATTCAGTTTAATGAGCAAACTAAATATATAAGTACCTCAAGTCTAAATAGAAACCAAATTATGTCTATTGCTTACCAGTACAATAATTACAAATGGTATTGTTCAAAACAGAATTTTGATGGTTCAAAAGTAGCAAATCCTAATTTGTGGAAAAGACCATGTTTTATAACCTCATATAATACTTACTATTATCAGGTTCCATATTGTTGGGGTGGAGGAGATTCTTTATCAGAGTTTGGGCAAAAAATTAATGAGGGTTATGCTGCAGGAAATGTTTATACAAGTAGTAGTGGTTATGTAGGAGGAACAACTGGGGTCGATTGCTCGGGTTTTGTTAGTAAATGCTGGATGTTGCCTTATAAATGGAGTACTTATGATATAATGAGATACTGTAAAAGTATCAGTTTTAGTGCCTTGCAACAAGGAGATGCTTTATGTAACAGTGGTCATGTTATGCTGTTTTATCAAAAGGATGCTTCTGGCAACTATATAGTATATGAAAGTACAACTGGAGGTTATGATCGAGTTATCCATCGTGCACGAAGCAAGTCTGAGGTAGAAGGTTCATATGGTGCGTATCAGTGTCCGTAGTTAATATGTATGTTATCAAATCAAAATACCTCCTTGTGGCTTTATCAAAAATTTGCCACAAGGGGGATTTTATTTATAGACAAAAAGACATAGGTTCAATTGTCAGCAAGACAGTTATAATAAGTGTTTGTATCAGAGAATTTTTATTAAAAAAATGAAAGGAGCAAAAAAGAATGAAGTTAAAAAACAAATTGCTTGTGCCCAAACTATTTGCTGTAATAGCTTGTTTTGCTGGGATACTTTTAGTTGGATTTTTAATAATTTACAGCCGTCAAAATATTGTAAAAATTGGATATGTAAGAATATTAGGAAATGAAAACATCAATGAAATTTATGGAAGAACATTGGAAGGAAGAGTAATTGATAGCCGTGGAAATGACAATTTGTTATTCAAATTTAAAACAGCAGATAGTGAGATTGATAAAAATTTTACGCTTTTTCCACGTCGATTTTTTGCATGGGAAAAAATCATATAGCTTACACAAACGACCTGAAAGAAATAATTGTTGTTAATTATAAAACCAGAAAAGAGGTGTATCGGCAAAAATTAAATGAAAGAATAGAATATATCAGCGTAAATAAAGAAAAAGAAGAATTTGTAATAGCGACAAGTAAAGCGTTGTATCTTTTGAGGAATAAAAATAAAGTAAGAGATGAAGATAACAATGAATTTTTATTAACACGTATAGCAGAAGGTAAATTTTGCTGTCCCT
The DNA window shown above is from Fervidobacterium gondwanense DSM 13020 and carries:
- a CDS encoding YncE family protein; its protein translation is MKNHKKILSFLITLTLMIVSIFYFSTHKTAAISVSAVQKTDFPNFKTIVNIPVSVDGIEYTGIIGYGSHEGPNAFDVKGDKVYVLDNVHHRVLVYSKENGNLIRRINIPNEQWIHGMAVDKEGKIYLFNAGTNTLITINNGVVDISTNKELRLEPFYKFDVNDNGPFVVLSGDKMKTCFLAKDINKNKLYVAEEREGVFSSDGSVSKVNASACKASIDTGDAFEFPRWFVNENCAYEYIGRRGFIQFWKITNDYGEWIVKLNSKTQNIEGLVKIPDGKYYFPIRDAVLEGNDVFVLVPCEKNVYVLEVDSWMTNDQYIKYKESLGSEKT